One window from the genome of Nicotiana tomentosiformis chromosome 5, ASM39032v3, whole genome shotgun sequence encodes:
- the LOC104101751 gene encoding uncharacterized protein isoform X1, with the protein MKLKQLEGLLGSLEQFSSPKIELEQYPTGAHIASRMLYTADNSFEDVNSKVVADFGCGCGTLGLAAGLLGAGWCRVDACSLHGVFVNRSVIGLDIDIESLEIASANADELEIDMDFIQCDIRNLKWRGQVVETVVMNPPFGTRRKGADMEFLSAAMKVASQAVYSLHKTTTREHVKRAALREYNARTAEVICELRYDVPQLYKFHKKKEVDIAVDLWRLVPQRKQERSL; encoded by the exons ATGAAGCTGAAGCAATTAGAAGGTCTTCTGGGTTCCCTTGAACAGTTCTCCAGCCCAAAG ATTGAACTAGAACAATATCCTACTGGAGCCCACATTGCTTCTCGCATGCTTTACACT GCTGACAATTCATTTGAGGATGTGAACAGTAAGGTGGTTGCTGATTTTGGATGTGGGTGTGGTACATTAGGCCTTGCTGCTGGCCTTTTGGGAGCTGG ATGGTGCCGTGTTGATGCTTGTTCTTTACATGGAGTTTTTGTGAACAGAAGTGTTATTGGGCTTGATATTGATATTGAGTCTCTTGAGATTGCATCTGCGAACGCTGATGAACTTGAG ATAGACATGGATTTTATTCAATGTGACATTAGAAACTTAAAATGGAGAG GTCAGGTTGTTGAGACGGTGGTGATGAATCCACCTTTTGGTACACGGAGGAAAGGTGCTGACATGGAATTTCTCTCTGCGGCTATGAAG GTTGCTTCTCAAGCAGTTTATTCGTTGCATAAGACCACAACAAGAGAA CATGTGAAAAGAGCAGCCTTGCGAGAATATAATGCAAGAACTGCTGAAGTTATATGTGAG CTTCGGTATGATGTGCCACAACTTTacaaatttcacaagaaaaaggAGGTCGACATTGCTGTGGACCTCTGGCGTTTGGTTCCTCAAAGAAAGCAAGAAAGATCTCTGTAG
- the LOC104101751 gene encoding uncharacterized protein isoform X4: protein MKLKQLEGLLGSLEQFSSPKIELEQYPTGAHIASRMLYTADNSFEDVNSKVVADFGCGCGTLGLAAGLLGAGSVIGLDIDIESLEIASANADELEVVETVVMNPPFGTRRKGADMEFLSAAMKVASQAVYSLHKTTTREHVKRAALREYNARTAEVICELRYDVPQLYKFHKKKEVDIAVDLWRLVPQRKQERSL from the exons ATGAAGCTGAAGCAATTAGAAGGTCTTCTGGGTTCCCTTGAACAGTTCTCCAGCCCAAAG ATTGAACTAGAACAATATCCTACTGGAGCCCACATTGCTTCTCGCATGCTTTACACT GCTGACAATTCATTTGAGGATGTGAACAGTAAGGTGGTTGCTGATTTTGGATGTGGGTGTGGTACATTAGGCCTTGCTGCTGGCCTTTTGGGAGCTGG AAGTGTTATTGGGCTTGATATTGATATTGAGTCTCTTGAGATTGCATCTGCGAACGCTGATGAACTTGAG GTTGTTGAGACGGTGGTGATGAATCCACCTTTTGGTACACGGAGGAAAGGTGCTGACATGGAATTTCTCTCTGCGGCTATGAAG GTTGCTTCTCAAGCAGTTTATTCGTTGCATAAGACCACAACAAGAGAA CATGTGAAAAGAGCAGCCTTGCGAGAATATAATGCAAGAACTGCTGAAGTTATATGTGAG CTTCGGTATGATGTGCCACAACTTTacaaatttcacaagaaaaaggAGGTCGACATTGCTGTGGACCTCTGGCGTTTGGTTCCTCAAAGAAAGCAAGAAAGATCTCTGTAG
- the LOC104101751 gene encoding uncharacterized protein isoform X2, with amino-acid sequence MKLKQLEGLLGSLEQFSSPKIELEQYPTGAHIASRMLYTADNSFEDVNSKVVADFGCGCGTLGLAAGLLGAGSVIGLDIDIESLEIASANADELEIDMDFIQCDIRNLKWRGQVVETVVMNPPFGTRRKGADMEFLSAAMKVASQAVYSLHKTTTREHVKRAALREYNARTAEVICELRYDVPQLYKFHKKKEVDIAVDLWRLVPQRKQERSL; translated from the exons ATGAAGCTGAAGCAATTAGAAGGTCTTCTGGGTTCCCTTGAACAGTTCTCCAGCCCAAAG ATTGAACTAGAACAATATCCTACTGGAGCCCACATTGCTTCTCGCATGCTTTACACT GCTGACAATTCATTTGAGGATGTGAACAGTAAGGTGGTTGCTGATTTTGGATGTGGGTGTGGTACATTAGGCCTTGCTGCTGGCCTTTTGGGAGCTGG AAGTGTTATTGGGCTTGATATTGATATTGAGTCTCTTGAGATTGCATCTGCGAACGCTGATGAACTTGAG ATAGACATGGATTTTATTCAATGTGACATTAGAAACTTAAAATGGAGAG GTCAGGTTGTTGAGACGGTGGTGATGAATCCACCTTTTGGTACACGGAGGAAAGGTGCTGACATGGAATTTCTCTCTGCGGCTATGAAG GTTGCTTCTCAAGCAGTTTATTCGTTGCATAAGACCACAACAAGAGAA CATGTGAAAAGAGCAGCCTTGCGAGAATATAATGCAAGAACTGCTGAAGTTATATGTGAG CTTCGGTATGATGTGCCACAACTTTacaaatttcacaagaaaaaggAGGTCGACATTGCTGTGGACCTCTGGCGTTTGGTTCCTCAAAGAAAGCAAGAAAGATCTCTGTAG
- the LOC104101751 gene encoding uncharacterized protein isoform X3 — MKLKQLEGLLGSLEQFSSPKIELEQYPTGAHIASRMLYTADNSFEDVNSKVVADFGCGCGTLGLAAGLLGAGWCRVDACSLHGVFVNRSVIGLDIDIESLEIASANADELEVVETVVMNPPFGTRRKGADMEFLSAAMKVASQAVYSLHKTTTREHVKRAALREYNARTAEVICELRYDVPQLYKFHKKKEVDIAVDLWRLVPQRKQERSL; from the exons ATGAAGCTGAAGCAATTAGAAGGTCTTCTGGGTTCCCTTGAACAGTTCTCCAGCCCAAAG ATTGAACTAGAACAATATCCTACTGGAGCCCACATTGCTTCTCGCATGCTTTACACT GCTGACAATTCATTTGAGGATGTGAACAGTAAGGTGGTTGCTGATTTTGGATGTGGGTGTGGTACATTAGGCCTTGCTGCTGGCCTTTTGGGAGCTGG ATGGTGCCGTGTTGATGCTTGTTCTTTACATGGAGTTTTTGTGAACAGAAGTGTTATTGGGCTTGATATTGATATTGAGTCTCTTGAGATTGCATCTGCGAACGCTGATGAACTTGAG GTTGTTGAGACGGTGGTGATGAATCCACCTTTTGGTACACGGAGGAAAGGTGCTGACATGGAATTTCTCTCTGCGGCTATGAAG GTTGCTTCTCAAGCAGTTTATTCGTTGCATAAGACCACAACAAGAGAA CATGTGAAAAGAGCAGCCTTGCGAGAATATAATGCAAGAACTGCTGAAGTTATATGTGAG CTTCGGTATGATGTGCCACAACTTTacaaatttcacaagaaaaaggAGGTCGACATTGCTGTGGACCTCTGGCGTTTGGTTCCTCAAAGAAAGCAAGAAAGATCTCTGTAG